The following nucleotide sequence is from Parambassis ranga chromosome 21, fParRan2.1, whole genome shotgun sequence.
GTCTGCCACTGTCAACATTTGTTCGTGCACTGTTATCTGATGTACTGTCTCAATTCCTTATCTAAACTGTGCTGGAGGTGTATAGAGGAGATTCTTACCCGGCCCATTTCTTTGTGAAACTTCTCCTCAAAACCAGCCAGGCTCTGGAAGGTGCTGACATAAAACCCAACACGACtagaaagaggagagaagacacAGACGTACAGtactagctgcattaaaaaaatccagtgagGCTGAATGTAGCACAGATGGAAGGGAAATGCATCATcatcaggaaaacacacacacacacacctgttccaGAGTGATGGTAACTCCTCTTGCAAGTCAATATTAATTTCCTCAAACACCTTCTGGGCTCTTTCCaactcctcctctgcctgcaacacaaacacacacacacaccaacgtGTTAACAAGTGATGTTCTATTAATACATTACAAGCTGTATATGTGTAGGTGTGACAAATCCTGCCACTTATCATTATCCCTCAACAGGACTTGGTCTTATTAGTCTGTCAacagcagggaggaagagacTGATGGCTGTAGGACCACACTGTTACGTCACATTTGCATTCGCCTGAGTTGAAATGTTGTGTACCTGACTCTTGGAGAGGCTGCTCTGAGCAAGGTTGTGTGCTGACAGGATACCCTGAGCCCAACCTGGAGTGGCCCTTTCCAACAAAGAAGATGGCTGAAAGAcagaacaagtgtgtgtgtttcatattcGCTGCTGTAAATTATAAACACCACCAGCAGGATATGAACTGCATTGTTTTACCTTAGTAATTTTAATGCCCCCGTCCTTTTTCTTGGTCTTATGTGTCGCAGCATAGTTATGCCTGGCACTGTCAAAATCCACCAACTTCCTGTCCCTCTTAGCAATACGACCCTGAACGAAAGACAAGAGCGACCATTCAATGTTCAATATTTATAATGATTATAAAAATGACACTTATATCATTATATACTGTGTTTTGGGGAGGATAGCAGCGTGTGCATTAACTCTATAGGTCATAACCTTGCAGCTTACCTTGATATCAGGAAACTGACCCAGGTATGTATCCATGGAGATAAGAGCGTGATCAACCAACTTCTGGTGATAATCCGTCCAAAGCACGTCACAGTCCTGCAGCACGCACACAGGAATGTACacattcaccacacacacactgatatgttACAATTTATTTTGCCTGCATGTCCTTTAAACAGCTTCCAACTCTGACATGAACTATTAATCACAGAGGAAACTTAATGTTaattcaacacaaaaacaaaaaagtccacCAAAGCACAACTTTAAAGGCATGCATTAAGGCTAACTGTGTTTGCTCACCCAAACTCACAGACAGCTGTGCATACCCCAGGATAAATAGCTgctctgatgcacacacacaacagtctaATGCCACTCTGACCTCCTGTGATACCAGCATGTATTTGACTCTCACACAAgctttgtgttttaaacaagTCTCTGACCTCCACAATGGAATCCACTTCGTTCTTGCCATACCACTCTGGCTCGTACATGTCAGCCAGACATGCCTGCACATTCTTGGATGACTCGTGCATTGctgagggcacacacacacacacaggttgtatattagttaaaaaaacatctattgttgtgtgtcttgctgtgcatgtgtgatgtgtgtgtgtcacctttcACTGCCTCCAGGTAGGCTCTCAGGTCCCTCTGGAGTTTGCTGCCTTCAGCCTGTGGGTGAAACAGAAACATATGCCTGTTTTTAGGCTGGACTGTGATGTAAGAACTGGTCAATAGCATGATTGATTTCTGGgcaaattaaaaacatgcatgACTGAACTGCTCTCTCACATATTGTTTGTTGAAGTTGATAACCCACTCCTCGAATGCAGCATCTTTGGTCTCATCTGCTTTGCCAAGCTTCTGTAGAACCTGTCaggcaacaaaaaaataaaataaaaaaaaaaaacctcacaaaCAATACCAGCTTTTGATGATAAAACATCTAAACAGTCACTTCTTTACATGTATGAATTGCAGGCTTTAATTTGGCATTAAAATGTATTCTTATAAGCAAATGGCGCCCCCTATCTATGTATCTAGGGTGCAGGAGCTTGACCAACCAGGCCTGATATCTACCACTTAAATATTTTACAGCTTGGTTGTTTAATATTGTTATGGTGCTAACAGAATAGGAGAGCGGATGCTGCTGTCTCAGATACTCAGATAGTGAGTAATAAACCGTTCAGGTCCATTCAGTCGTTCAGGTGTAGCTACAGGCCAGCACCGTCAGTCACAGGCTGCCGTTTGAGTGGGCCTGAGCCCACTATCCCACTGCACGACCGCGTCCTTTAAAGACAGCGTCCACATGAAGGATGCATTTGAAGTGGACACCCCCCTCGTCCCCACACACTGCATCCCCGCTCTTAATATTATGATGTCGTGATGCGACACTGCCCCTCAGTGATGGATGTCGCACTGCTTCGCGGTGCGCGCAGGCCTGAAATGTAATATCACCATACATTAAGATGTAAAGGGATCCTCTTCCTTACCTTCTCTTGGGCTCTGGTCAGCTTTTTCTGAACGTTGCTGGCTACTTTCCCTGCAGTCAACCCCTTCCCCAAATTCAGCTCAGCCATCTTGTAGCGTAGATCAGTCTTTGGATGCGGGAAGGAATGGAAATTTAAAAAGAAGCACAATAACGATCGGCTGGACCGCTACGGCGACCACTGAGGCAAATGCATCAATCTCCAGTGAAGAAATAAAAACGGCGAATGTAACGGTGCGATGCTGTTCCTATGAGGAGGATGTGTGCGTTCAGAAAGCTATAGGCTGTGTGATACTGAGCTGctgttatgtgtgtctgtgtgtgtgtgtccgtccctgacagaggaggaggaggaggaggatgctgagaGGAATGATCTTAAAGGCGCAGATGCTGCTGTTGAAGCTGCGCGTCCACACAGAGAAACCATCAAAATAATATATATCAAAACATATTCCCAAGTATTTCTATTTTAACAAATGCTGCTGATGACGTCTTTAAAGTGAttttttgttagtttgttttgtttgttgttgtttctttattACATTTGGttttaaaatgataataaaatatttaaattatttgcattttaaattaaCAAGAATTAAATGTCATATGATGCAGTATACAGCATTAACAGTATAGACCTGCTCCCAAACAACATGGTATTAAGGCTTAAAAAGAGTCTCACTCTCATATTATATCGTTACGCAATACGTGAAGCATGAAAAGCTGCTGGTTTTCTACGAATAAGTATCACTACACATCAGCCCAGGATTCAAGTGACTCAAGGAATAACtgctgtctttatttatttgtattcatattatgttattattaattattggtACATATATATTCTCAGGTGTGAAAGCTTAAATATGACTAGATTTAGGTGTAAAATGTGATTTCTCGTCACAAAATCCCGTTTTTAAGAAAAATacagtgtatttatttattgtcttttttatgtatttgttctGTAAAAAGATGCTCCAAATCAAAGTCTGTAAAAATCATCACAAGttaacatcacgtgacttcaAACCAGACAACCACACACAGCCCACTGTGGTGCAGCTGTGCTGTTCTTCTGCAGGGTTATCATGCCCGAGGAAAGAGATCCACTACTACAGCAGGTTTTATCTGGTTCAAATGTTTGGTTTCTAGTAGCAACAGCGTGTATCCAGGAGGGGGCGCTGTGAGCACACTGCTGTTATCCTCTTATCCTCTTCAGGGCCTTGAAGAGGCTGTTTTCACTCtttaatgtttctgtttgcagtCTTCTCATTAAGGGTCTGTCAACATCATTACCAAGCAGGCTGTGTTGTTATTGGTGAATATTAACTGTGTTCAATTTGTTGATACTGATGTGCAAATATCCTGTTATAATAGCCCGGGTGTGTTATTTTGAGGTAGAAGCAGGCGGTGCGGCTCTT
It contains:
- the bin1a gene encoding myc box-dependent-interacting protein 1 isoform X4: MAELNLGKGLTAGKVASNVQKKLTRAQEKVLQKLGKADETKDAAFEEWVINFNKQYAEGSKLQRDLRAYLEAVKAMHESSKNVQACLADMYEPEWYGKNEVDSIVEDCDVLWTDYHQKLVDHALISMDTYLGQFPDIKGRIAKRDRKLVDFDSARHNYAATHKTKKKDGGIKITKPSSLLERATPGWAQGILSAHNLAQSSLSKSQAEEELERAQKVFEEINIDLQEELPSLWNSRVGFYVSTFQSLAGFEEKFHKEMGRLDQDLFDVLEKLEDTDMSRKTGNRGASSSGASRSGKEASNHTLRPGGPPPIPKSPSKLRPAMPPPPKVTPSKEMKTENIINLFDAAATPDISVTSPTEFDSPATSNLLDMDLDSFSAATKSSAATQPANWDSWGESAAAAAPEAETEEAETQETPTVTAESTEAVSEAAEMPPGFMFKVQVMHDYAANDTDELEMKAGDVVLVITFDNPDEQDDGWLMGIKQDDWQQNKENAAKGVFPENFTQRL
- the bin1a gene encoding myc box-dependent-interacting protein 1 isoform X5, whose protein sequence is MAELNLGKGLTAGKVASNVQKKLTRAQEKVLQKLGKADETKDAAFEEWVINFNKQYAEGSKLQRDLRAYLEAVKAMHESSKNVQACLADMYEPEWYGKNEVDSIVEDCDVLWTDYHQKLVDHALISMDTYLGQFPDIKGRIAKRDRKLVDFDSARHNYAATHKTKKKDGGIKITKPSSLLERATPGWAQGILSAHNLAQSSLSKSQAEEELERAQKVFEEINIDLQEELPSLWNSRVGFYVSTFQSLAGFEEKFHKEMGRLDQDLFDVLEKLEDTDMSRKTGNRGASSSGASRSGKEASNHTLRPGGPPPIPKSPSKLRPAMPPPPKVTPSKEMKTENIINLFDAAATPDISVTSPTEPANWDSWGESAAAAAPEAETEEAETQETPTVTAESTEAVSEAAEMPPGFMFKVQVMHDYAANDTDELEMKAGDVVLVITFDNPDEQDDGWLMGIKQDDWQQNKENAAKGVFPENFTQRL